The region AGAACTAAATTTGTATTCGGTTCGCTTCATTTGGCGGgttgtgcgggtttgaaccggtCCGAATCGGACCGAATATTTTACGGTTTCTGTACGAGCCGGTCCCGAATGAGCGGTTCAAACCCGCCCATTTGGCCGGCTCTACCGTCAACCCTCTAGTTTCTCCCCAAACTTCTTCTACATCTGGTGTCTCACTTCTCCCCAAACTTCTTCTACATTTGGTGTCTCGATAACCACATCCTGTATACTATGAATTTCATGGTTTCTTCATGGTTTCTGTGTATTTTTTACCAAAAAGTATGTTATGATAAACAATAAAGAAATCATCTAAATAGTATGAAAATATATATGTAGCCTACAATCCATATCAATAAATAGATATATTAATTTTACTTTAATaacattttttaatattttaaattttatgtatTAGTTCATCCACCTTGAATAATCTAACACCAATGAATCTGGATATTAATgtttgtttgtttattttttttgtttttattatacCTTGgccaaaataatttattttctatATAATAGCATTTTCGCAAACTTTAAGATGAGAATGtgttaataaaatatatttcttaaaatttcaaaCAAGCATATATATGTAGGTACCGTTTTAGCTATTCAAGTTAAATTTTTTTGATATACCATTAAATATCCAATGTTGAACACTTACTTATATTTAATCATAAGTCAGAAAACAATTGAATTTGTATACACATGCACTCTCACTGACTAAACACGTGTCCGTGGACTTATCTGCATGTAGATAAAGAGTTACTTACCTAGTTGGACACGTAATGTAACGTATGCTACTTATGCTGACTGTGGCTTACAAGTCATTATTTATTTACAAGTCATTATTTATTTTTGTTACATATATTCCCCAGCATTCTAAGCAAGTTGGTTCCAtgatttaatttaaaaataaatgttaaatttaaatatataatcCACATTAACAAAACAACTAAGAAATATAGTATAAATGAATTAGTTATTCACTTATACAAACTCCCTCCATCTCATTTTAGTTGTAACTCAGTTATAAAATTTGAccaaaatttattaatattttataattgaacaaaataaaaaaaaattctatcaccggaaagtagatttgatatactttaatatataatttttagttttttgaaataatataagaataatatttaatttttggTCAAAAATTGGTAAATTTCACTTTTATAAAAACAAATGTGACAAATAAATTAAGGGAGTAgttaattttttttcataatcgacacaaataaattgataaattacCATATTGCCCATAATATTATAACTTGTTCCAAAATAAATATAACTTCAAAAACAATTGTCAGTAACTAATTATTGATATTAAATTAATAAAGAAACAATAATGTAAATGCCAAAAGGGTTGGACAAATATTGTAAAACGGCTtgtatttaataatattttttaaaatatatttaatttattagGTTATAAGTcttgttaaaaaaaattaataattagacCTCATAACATGATCAAGACATTAAATGTAATTATAATTTTCAAATTAAATAAAGCTACAAGTACTCTCTGGGAGTGATATACTATACAGGAGCTTAAAAAGAAGGATGAGGATGAGGGACTTGGAGAGGTTGGAGTTGAAAACATCCAAGTATATGTACAAGTTTGAGTGAAATCCAAACAGTTGTTGCATGGAATGCATACGTGTGACTCTGTAGCCAATTTTTGTGATCATCGTCCAGCTCACACACCATACTCTGGCACACCCTTCCACCATTACCTCTCTTCTCTCTCCTAAGCCACCCTCTTTCTCTCTCTGCATATTACTAACCACTCCATTTTAATACTCTCCTCTCTGCTCCCTTGCATATAAATACACCCCCCAATTCTCTTCCCATATGTACATGCATATTTTGAGGCATATCCCataaatctctctctctctctctatgtAACATGGATCTCTCTCCCTCAcacttgttttgttttattacaaTGATTAACTTTTTTAAACAAAGTGTTCACTCTTTTTTCAATAATCTCACATCCACTGCTCTCACTTGTCAACAACAACACTCTATCTCCGCGGATCACACCCTCAATACTATGCCTCATGGGTGTGCTGGATTAAGTATTCTCGCTAGTTACGATGATATTCCGAAACTAAACAATGTGATTGAATCGTCGTCGTTGATCAATGGTTCACTGAATATTAAACAAGCCGTTGCATCGGTGAATAATAGTAAACGAGATCATGCCGAAATCAAGGCTCTAGGCGGTGGCGGTGCTTATGGATCATTGGCTTCGTGCACGGAGAGTTTGGGATTCGAGAGCTACACAGAAAGCAGCGTGAGCAATGAATATGGGATTGATTACTACGACAAAACTGGCTGGGCTAAGAAACAGAAGAAaattactgataagagaaaggaaaagaAATACCCGCCGCCATTGAAGTCATTGAATGAAAATGGGAAGCCGATGTTTGTTCTAAAACCGGCAAGGAAAGACGGACGATTGGAGCTTAAGGAGGTGCAAATTCATCGACAACAGAGTCTTCATGCTTGCCGAGAAGAGGGACGACTGAGGATGTATCTGGTGGAACTTGGAAATGACAAGGAAGATAATGAGTCAAGTGATAGTACCAAGGAAGAAGATAATAAGTTGGGTGATGCCAAGGGGAAGCAGGTGGTTGAAGAAGAGTGGAAGTTTCCGGATAAttgtggtggtggtggtggagaAGATTGCAGGTGGCCGTTGAATGAGATGGTGGTCAGCCACGGCCACCACCACCAGCATCACCATAATATGCATGGATGGGGACAGCGTGTCACCATCACATGAAAAATTAAGGTAAAACTTAAGGTATTTAATGAAATAATAAGTGAAAAAAATAATAACTGTGAATCAGTGACACAATAAGGATGGTTACATTAAACGAAAATGGGTGAAAAATCAGACATAAATAACTTGAAAAATGAGTGATTAAATTAAATGGAGATTAAACAAAAGTGTTAATTTTCAATTTTGTGTTTATTACAGTGGGTTGGTGATGATTTGATGTGTATAATTGCAGGGTGGAGAATTGGGGTGAAGAGAGAAGTATTGAGAATAATATAATTATGGGGGATGAGGACGGACGACAGGATGTATTTGCATGGAGAGTATAAAAGGGTCAGAGAGTTATCGATTGCTGTAGAGTGTGTACTACATTCATACACTGTccaagtgtgtgtgtgtgtctttGTGTCGAGGGGGAAGGGAGTTATATCAAGCAAGTGTTTGCCATACTTTTATCTTCTGTTGTtgtataatatataaaaaaatctcatctttaagatATTTCCTTTCTTTTTCGTGTCACATGATACTTATAATTATACTATATTTATTAGTCTCTAACCATTGTCATGCCTCGTCTACCTAAATATATTATTAACCGACCATTTTAATctataattttgtatattttgTCCAACATTTGCTGTTACTTTTTTTTCCTTTCCCGCAACTTCAATTGTTTTTTTTGCTATTCTGTGGAGTTGACATAGAAGTTGAGAGACTCCGCACATTTTTGACACGTTTCAATTGAAACTTCAGTTTTTTAGCACATTTATTCAAAATATTCCAAAAGTGTCACATAATATCACTTCCTCCGGGTTTAACCCAGAAGCCCAGAAGAAGTGGCATTCTGGggtttttatatttttttttttgcttttttcCTTTCCTCCCCGGACTGAATTGCAGTTGGTGTAAAAGATTGCTAAGTTTGTAAGAGTAAAATCAATGTTGGAGACCTATTTTTAGGCCTTAAtattaaattgaaaaaaaattatttttggtgatttttttttcttagATAGTCATGCAAACCTTTTTTAGTACGtattttttgtttttaaaaaaatatagttTATATATGATTTTTTTGGTTTTGAAAAGGGTGCCAAGGTACTCGAGTGTGCAATTTGTACGTAGGGGCATGTTTAGCAAATCTCATAATTAATTCCTAGAAAATTATTTtggtttaattttttttctgTTGATTAGTGATGTAAACTTATTTGTAGTACGTaaattttacttttattttaaaattatttttgtaatGTTTTAGTTTCATGCAATAGTGTATCATGGGGAATAATTTTTGTTAACGAGGTCTTATATTTGATATGAACTAATTTGCTGATAATGAATACTTGACTTGAAACACAAATTCTATGACATATGAATAATAAGGATATATGAATAATAAGACGATACAGAATAATAAGAGAATATATGAATAAAAATGAGTACGATGCAACAATACAAATATTAAGAGGTAACAATATATGAACCGGATCAGTCATCTGCATCATCAGAGTCATAACCATCCTCATTGATGTTCCAGGTATGGGACTCGATGAACGCCTTCATTCTCTGCAATTCCTTCGTTGACTCCTAAAGTTCACGCTGCAACTCGCAGATTTCTGCAGAATGGGCTACATACTTTGTGGTAATTTCTTCCCTAAGAATTTTAATGAGAAATGCTGCACGGGGTTCAATCGGCTCTTCGATCCAACGTTCGTAAATGCAAGCACCGTCGGGACATTTGATAAATCGCCTTCCTGCGTTAATACCCTTCCAGTAGTGCGCTTCAACAACTAATTTTTCACAAAAACAATGATCCAAATTTGGGAGTGAAGACATAATTACTTTTGACGAGTGTGACTTCATGAGGTTGTAACTCTCTATTTATAAGTGATTTGGTAAAGAAGACATGAGGTACTTTAAAGGACAGTTCACGTGCTAAACATACTATACAAATATAGTTCATATTCCAAACTTGATTGTGACTTGTCATTGTTGCTCTCACCGgcattattttcaaaaatatgaaATCATTATTTGGTGGAAAGTGATAGGAAACTATGTATATGCAATGACTTCACATACAAAGCCTTATCGTTTCCTCTTTATGTCATGTATAGGATTTGACTTGTCATGTACTGTTTGAAATGTCATTCCACTTTAACTTTTTCactgtttatctaaaattatTGGAAATGCTtgcatgtggtttcaactgtttACTAATACGAAACCGTAATTTCAAAATAAACTAAATGAGCACCCAACTATTAATGATAATAATATTACAACAAAGTAAGATATGACTAATATAGAGTTAGAATGCATAAATCCAAAAAGGGAAAAAAGGCCACTCAAATTAGAACACAATAATTCTTGTCAAGTTTGTTCATTAGACATGTAATCATCGGAAATGTAATCCCCATTCTGTAATAATCTGTGTTTTTATGCTTCCGTAAGCTCTCTACTAGAAGCACGGACTGAATCTTGTGCTAGTTCGAACATATAATAACGACTCATACGCAACAACATTCTGTTATTTTCTCGTCGAATACAGGTCACGGCTTTAACCACTCCTAAATTCAGACCAAGGAAGATTTTCATGAGGGCGAGGATATATGGATAGAGAATGACGAAGCGGAACCCTTACACTCATCGCATCCCATTCTCGGCGTACACCAGCAAAGTACTCCACTGGATCGCTTACCCTAAGACTACGATAATCGTCATCTCTTTCACTTAACAACCACTTCTTATTTGTGGACGATGACATCGTAGTACTGCTTGGATGTAATATGTGTGAGTGTGTATAATTTATAGAGTGTAAGTAGTCGGGTGATAAAGAAAAGTTAACAAGACTAACAGTTGTGGAACATAAAAGTAATGAAGATGTACAAGCCGTTAGTGTTGTTGATGTACGTGTCATTACTGCCACCCATGTGAAATATGACAATAATTTATAGACCCTTTCCTGTGAGTACATAGTAGAAAGCACATGCAAGCAAATTAAATAATTGTGCAGGAGGAATACTGAAAAGGGCCATGTGGATGTCAAATCATATTAATGGAATATAGAGGAAAATATAACTATTTGATATGAGTTATCATTTTTTGCAGATGAAATTAATTAAAGTCATCGCATTGATGGTGGTCATGTTGTGATTATGTTTCCATTTTCACTTATTATGTTTTTGTTCATGTGTTAGTGTATTTATTTTGTTTCATCCGTTTAGCGTTATTTGCAGAATGTGACAGTTTTAATTTCTTTAAATATGTACGTTTTGAATATTACTTACGAAACACCTTGAAATGTAATATCGTGAATTGAAGTGACTAGATTGTAGGGTAAGAAAAACAACAAGTTTGAAATTGACGAGAACTAATAAAAATAAGTCTGAACTAAATATGTAATGAAAATATGGCAAACTAAAAATAACAAGTCTGCAAATATGGGAAATAACTGATCAGCCACAGAACCTCCCGCCGGTGTGGCATAGCCACCCATTTCCTTTCATTGCTCTACGGGGCTGCTGTCTGAGCTGTATAGGAGGATCAGCTTCCTCATCATCGTCATCCTGCTCATCACTGTCACCCTTCACATCTGCATCCTGCATGATAGGGGGTGTATGCACCTCACGCCCCTGCTGATGACTCTGTCTGGAGGAATCACGTATTAACTAGGGGTCGAAGCCCCTAGGCAGGGTCTGGAAAGAGAAGCCCGAACCACCTGTCTCGGGCGGGAAACTGTATGTAGGCTGTGGAGAAGCCTGAACCAGATGACCGTAATGAGTCTGAGTAGAATGGCCCCAACTGGATCCAGTAGCCCAGGCACTAGGAACAGCGTAAGAGGCCTGAGTAGTGTGGCCCATAGTAGATGCACCGACATAAGGGCCGTGGCCCTGAGTAGGGTGGGCAAAAGTAGATGTACCCACATCATGACTCtgagtgctctgccccccaaaAGACCCACCAGCATCATGCACTTGTGAACTGTGACCCCAAGTAGACGTATGAGGATCTCCCTCTCCCTGAATAAAGTGGTCCTAGGTACGGTCAGTATGTCCATGCCCTTGAAAGCTATGCTCCCAACCTGAGCCAGATGAGGTGTACAACGAAGAACCCTCTCCACCTGATGGACGAGGCCAAGGCTCCCAACCATCCCGAGGAGAGCTGGTGTAGTCTGAACAAATGCAGTACCTGGCCTACGGGCATGAACATCGCTAGTACGTGGGGTAGCAGGAGGTGGAGGAGGGGGCCTCTGTAGAAGATATGGGAAACCCATGGCATCTAATGTGCCATGTATACCCTGAAGCGCCTCATTCACATTATCATCATCCTCAGCCACGCCGGACTCGTGAATCTGATGGTAGGCAGCGGACGACCCCTCAACCTGTATTGACAATATATAAATGTGTATACATAAACAAAAACTGTGATAAATGAAGAGGTAATAATATACGAAGGGAAATCTTACAGCCACTCGTAGGTGTCCCTGAGACCCCTGGAATCCTTGCTGGTCCCTCCAAATCCTAGGGTTAATCATGAAACGCCGAGTGACTCTATCGTACCACTCATGATAGTCAACAACGTACATAGGTCTGCGAGTGCATCTGTAAGATGGTGGACCAAGCACGGCAGTGTGACGTGACTCCCAAAGCTCACGCACCCTAGTGAACTTAAAAGGCCATCCTTTACGACCCCTATGGAAAGAATCGTGGTCAGTAAGTGGAGAATCAGTAGGGATCTGCTGCAAGTATCCAAACTGTCTTGTGACCCTATCAGTGTAGCACCACTCCACCCATGTCAAGTAAATGAGGGGGCAAGGTGCACTCATGAGTGATAGCTCAAACTCAGGGATGTCTCGTGCCTCGACCGCGGAATCACCGTAGGGCCTCCACCTGAAGGAATCCTCAGACATGGTATTTAGGTCATAACGAATGTCGCGTAACAAATGTGTCTGCACAGTCGTACCATCCAATGGGACCATCCACCTGAAGCAAAAAATGTATTATGTTGGAATATTTCTGAACATGAACAAAGAGTCATAAATGTGTAAGCACAGTTGTACCTGAGAGCACGGGGATGCTGCATCAAATAAGGGTCTCGCTGTCTGGGAGCTAAGGCAGTACAATGCTCATATATCCAGACCTGAACCACATATGTATTCAAGAAATGAATATTTTGTTGAACGCATGGATCATGCACCATTCAATATCCATGGATAATACACCTAAAAGTATGCATGAAGTATGCAGTGTGTCTAAAGTATGCAGTGTGCCTAAAGTACGCATGAATAATGCACCCTATAATGTGAAGTATGTTGGGTGGATATGTACCTGTAATAATGTCATGGACCCACATAGCTCCGTCTTATATCCAATGCTGGCTGAGCACAAGCGGTGGTAAAGATAAGCAAGACATGCACTGCCCCAGCTATAAGTATTGATCTGACTCACGTGCCGCACAAATGGGAGGAGGTTTAGAGGTATGCGGTAACCACTATAGTTTGGCATAGTAGAACCAATGAGCAGAAGCAAGTGTGCACGTGTGTGGTACAGTAGCTCACGTTCATGATCATGACCAGTAGCTAAGTGCAGACGGGAATAGTCACCGAACTGACGAACCAACCAACTAATCTTAATTTCACCCTTCTTTATAACATCTGTATCTTGTTGTGGATCGGGGGCAACACCAAGAAGCTCATGTACTAAAAATGCACCTACATCCCCTGTAATAGGTAACACGGGACGTCCAACGCTGCGTAGCCCTAATATGTAGTACACATCCTCAAGTGTAACAGTGGCCTCGCTGAAACGGAGATGGAAAGTATGCGTCTCCGGGCGCCATCGATCAAGAAAAGCTGATATaaggtgttagatatatttgataatgtcatggctaatatgttttatgtttagatttcagatcttatttgaacaggacaaatcagtacttaactgatcagtacttatactggacgtcaggacttaagggatatcagtacttatgttatcaggagataagcatcaggagatagatatcagaacttaagtgctgaaggacgatcagataaggacagtagctgattaaagttaagaagatcaagataaacataagaagagatatgcatgaagaaggaatttcataaagaatggaatacttggaagaaaagatatctgattgatatatattaggaagcagaattatattccatatcaattagcgattatcttgtaactgtgtaatatataaacacagatatagggtttacactattagtgttatcattatcgagaatattatttactataaccctagcagctctcgtgatattttgttcatcactgagagataacagttccagattgtaacagagtttattgtttcaataaagtttgttttctgttacataagttcttgaagtttgatttgattgtaataaacactgtattcaccccctctacagtgaaagtgtgacctaataagtggtatcagagctttctgttaacacacatacagttaaagatccaaacacaatcatgtctgacacagaaactccaactaagcctaccaaaactgagaaatcatcaaagacatcaattcagagtcgatatgagactatcagagttcccatattgagaccatctgaatatcccatatggaaggtaaggatgaccatgtttctggaagcaacagatccagaataccttgatagaatcaaggaagggcctcacaaacctaccaagctcgctgttgtagttgcaggtgaagcagcaaagactgtaccaaaggaaaagagtgattacactgctgaagatatagcatctattgctaaggatgccaaggtacgacacttactgcatagtgccattgataatgtaatgtcaaacagggtaatcaactgcaagactgccaaggagatatgggatgcactggagacaaggtgtcaaggaactgaaacagttaagaagaacaggaagacaatactcactcaagagtatgaacattttgactcaaaatctaatgagtcattgaatgatttatatgatagatttgtcaaacttttgaatgatttgtcattggttggtaaagagtatgatcttgaagataccaacctaaaattcctgttagctcttcctgaatgctgggatttgaaggcaacaacaataagagacaactacaatcttgatgaaacaactcttgatgaaatctatggaatgctcaagactcatgaacttgagatggaacaaagaagcaagaggaaaggaggaaagtcaaggacagttgctctcaaggctgaagaggaatcccccaaagcaccttcctcaaagaaagataagggtaaagctcttttcataaagtctgatactgagtcatcaagttctgagagtgatgatgactcagattctgaaagcttgcctgaaactgatgctgatgaggagatgatgaagctgtgtgctcttatggtgaaaggaatcacaaagattgcatacaggaagttcaggaagggaaagaagttttccaggaaaggcataagttctgataagaagaatttcagaagatttgaaggaagaggaggaaagtctgacagaggagattacgccaatgttaaatgttataattgtggtgagaaaggccacatatctcctgattgcaagaagaccaagagtgacaaaggcaaagctcttgtcataaagcagaaaagctggacagacacctcagactctgaaagtgaggagaactatgcattgatggcaaatgctgataaatcaagttctgagagcagttctgaaactgctgaaacaaaggtacctcagactacttatgcttttcatactgatgatattaatgagttgagaagatatcttaaaaccatgtttgttagttatagagatcaaactttaacatgtgaaagattaacttctgaaaatcttgcttttaggaaaagaaatgatttcttagaaaaagagttagtcatgttccatcaaactcagaaggatagagatgatgctttttatgttagggatgaagtgctaaaaatgaatgaatctctaaaaactgagttagaaaaggagagagagattattaggacttggactaactctggcacaacaactcaaaatttgctaagcagtggaaactggaaagagggcttaggttatggagaaaataaaaatgaaaaaggaactgtagaaattaagcctgttgataagcaaaagccgaagttaaaacctgttaagtttgtaactgaaaaatctgaaaatgagaaatcagaagttaaaaaggaattagcttctgacaaactaaaacaggaaaagacagctgaagttaacataggcttaatgacaaagaagcagcttaagcataagctgaaagatgttaagaatgcaaacaaggtaaaatcacctaggaaaaacaggaatggaaaggaaggtgtgaataaaagcaataactataaatctgttcctgatgctcctaggaaagcatgtcataactgtggaagttctaaccatctggcttctttttaccggaagaataagaatattaactccttatcttcaaaatcaggagttaagagtcagtctgttagatacaaaccacaaaatccttgttttcattgtggtagtttatggcattccattt is a window of Apium graveolens cultivar Ventura chromosome 11, ASM990537v1, whole genome shotgun sequence DNA encoding:
- the LOC141697890 gene encoding uncharacterized protein LOC141697890, with amino-acid sequence MDLSPSHLFCFITMINFFKQSVHSFFNNLTSTALTCQQQHSISADHTLNTMPHGCAGLSILASYDDIPKLNNVIESSSLINGSLNIKQAVASVNNSKRDHAEIKALGGGGAYGSLASCTESLGFESYTESSVSNEYGIDYYDKTGWAKKQKKITDKRKEKKYPPPLKSLNENGKPMFVLKPARKDGRLELKEVQIHRQQSLHACREEGRLRMYLVELGNDKEDNESSDSTKEEDNKLGDAKGKQVVEEEWKFPDNCGGGGGEDCRWPLNEMVVSHGHHHQHHHNMHGWGQRVTIT